One Scleropages formosus chromosome 8, fSclFor1.1, whole genome shotgun sequence DNA window includes the following coding sequences:
- the LOC108935829 gene encoding intercellular adhesion molecule 3-like: MPDKCRTGPVDRGGAGWTLAVAVLALCAFPAVEADDCPIEIDPPAVVVKYGDPISVNCTVFTEHMGMGWVAKQNPVPNQQGVQSLLWTVENLTVWDINPQCFANFKRVPQCLKKVSVTVYKTPDSVSISSENHTSSLVERRQHRLVCEVQNVAPIQNLMVKWYKGIEVVNITLYSGESKTPVNVSSTFLITPNRTDDGTQYKCVAELHLGPEGPQPPPAVESEPFRVTVHYAPSLISSSSEVMEVRKGEKVTLNCTAQGNPPPVYSWNTSHLQKMDWNKSVFTFSFLAPGTYICTADNYLGLKRKQFTIQHKPVSQRTFWIIVIVGVIVAFVLIISYLFLRYKHGKNSII, translated from the exons ATGCCGGACAAGTGCAGAACCGGGCCCGTGGACCGTGGTGGCGCCGGTTGGACTTTGGCAGTCGCCGTGCTCGCGCTTTGCGCGTTCCCTGCAG tggagGCTGACGACTGTCCCATTGAAATCGACCCCCCTGCAGTGGTGGTGAAATATGGAGACCCAATATCAGTGAACTGCACTGTGTTCACAGAGCACATGGGGATGGGCTGGGTGGCTAAACAAAACCCTGTACCAAACCAGCAAGGTGTCCAGTCTCTCCTCTGGACTGTTGAAAATCTGACAGTGTGGGATATAAACCCTCAGTGCTTTGCAAATTTTAAGAGAGTTCCTCAgtgtttgaaaaaagtgtcagtcaccgtgtaca AGACTCCAGATAGTGTCTCCATCAGTTCTGAGAACCACACTAGCTCCTTAGTGGAGAGGAGACAGCACAGGCTGGTGTGTGAGGTCCAAAATGTGGCTCCAATTCAGAACCTTATGGTGAAGTGGTACAAAGGCATTGAGGTAGTGAACATAACCTTGTATTCTGGAGAATCCAAGACACCTGTGAATGTTTCCTCCACCTTCCTGATCACCCCCAATAGAACAGATGATGGAACGCAGTACAAGTGTGTGGCAGAGCTTCACTTGGGGCCAGAAGGACCACAACCCCCTCCTGCAGTGGAGTCAGAGCCCTTCAGAGTCACTGTACACT ATGCACCCTCCCTCATCAGTTCCAGTTCAGAGGTCATGGAGGTCAGGAAAGGTGAAAAGGTGACATTAAACTGCACTGCTCAGGGAAACCCCCCACCTGTGTACTCCTGGAACACCTCACACCTTCAGAAGATGGACTGGAACAAGTCAGTGTTTACCTTCTCCTTCCTGGCACCAGGAACCTACATCTGCACTGCTGATAACTACCTGGGACTCAAGAGGAAGCAGTTCACCATACAGCACAAACCAG tttccCAAAGGACGTTCTGGATCATTGTTATAGTAGGAGTGATTGTTGCTTTTGTGCTCATCATCAGCTACCTCTTTCTGAGATATAAACATGGCAAGAATTCCATAATCTGA